One Alicyclobacillus acidoterrestris DNA window includes the following coding sequences:
- a CDS encoding AzlD domain-containing protein, protein MGWLFWETVVIGAGTYLIRALSLSGGSRIRWPDAAKTWLSFVAPAVLGALLGPLVFLPGNHWVPLLHNPTWMAAVPTVIVGGVSRNLFLTVAVGVGCFALIRQFV, encoded by the coding sequence GTGGGGTGGCTCTTTTGGGAAACCGTCGTCATTGGTGCCGGAACCTATCTGATTCGCGCACTGTCGCTGAGCGGCGGTAGTCGAATCCGCTGGCCCGACGCCGCAAAGACTTGGTTGTCCTTCGTCGCACCGGCAGTTCTCGGCGCATTGCTTGGACCACTTGTGTTTCTGCCGGGGAATCACTGGGTGCCCCTGCTGCACAATCCAACCTGGATGGCGGCGGTGCCAACTGTGATTGTCGGGGGTGTGAGTCGGAATTTATTTCTGACAGTGGCCGTCGGGGTGGGGTGCTTTGCGCTTATTCGCCAGTTTGTCTGA
- a CDS encoding helix-turn-helix domain-containing protein — MEAENLTRHIGYVLRSLRKERRLTLDDLANLTGVSKPMLSQIERGESNPTVVTLWKIASGLQVPFSIFLQGHEAPHATIIRQADQPIVLDDGGNYVVQNLLAIRHPQPTDLFASRLLSGCAHVAEPHGADVTEGVWVKHGELTLLLGDERIALHEGDALHFQANLEHTYVNTGNSPCEFLVLLVYKNRPDASSDH; from the coding sequence ATGGAAGCGGAGAATCTCACACGGCATATTGGATATGTTCTGAGGTCGTTGCGAAAAGAACGGCGTCTCACACTGGATGACTTGGCTAATTTAACGGGCGTCAGCAAGCCCATGCTAAGTCAAATTGAGCGCGGAGAATCGAACCCAACCGTGGTAACACTGTGGAAAATCGCGAGTGGCTTGCAGGTCCCATTCTCAATCTTTCTCCAAGGCCACGAAGCGCCACACGCAACGATTATCCGCCAAGCAGACCAACCGATTGTCCTCGACGATGGCGGTAACTATGTCGTCCAAAATCTGCTTGCCATTCGCCACCCACAACCGACCGATTTATTTGCTTCGCGGCTCCTTTCAGGCTGTGCCCATGTAGCAGAGCCACACGGTGCCGATGTCACAGAAGGGGTCTGGGTGAAACATGGAGAATTGACGCTACTCCTGGGAGATGAACGCATTGCATTACACGAAGGAGACGCGCTTCACTTTCAGGCCAACCTTGAGCACACCTATGTGAATACCGGTAATTCCCCCTGTGAGTTCCTCGTGTTGCTGGTGTATAAAAACAGACCCGACGCGTCGTCAGACCATTAA
- a CDS encoding AzlC family ABC transporter permease: MTRTWIAKGLRDALPIVFAYFPVAVTFGVIATSNGVPWLIVFLISAWVYAGGAQFMLLSLALSGTSPLSAIVTTLLVNLRHFLYGTSLGPAFTRWSESQRWMMAFGLTDEVYAVTSSRVQQTLPVVGYQIPLVYSCYGSWLAGTAVGATIGKSVPAAVSDALGFALPALFLALLMAGKRSLPYFVAAIFGALLACLADMAQLGNVGMVLGAVVGATAGMFLEKRRIYRQGVRH, translated from the coding sequence ATGACACGAACATGGATTGCAAAGGGACTGCGCGATGCGCTGCCGATCGTTTTCGCGTACTTTCCAGTGGCGGTGACTTTCGGCGTGATCGCCACCAGCAATGGTGTTCCTTGGCTGATTGTGTTTTTGATTTCTGCATGGGTCTACGCGGGCGGTGCGCAGTTTATGTTGCTCAGCCTCGCGTTGTCCGGCACATCTCCCCTGTCGGCAATTGTGACCACCTTACTGGTGAACTTGCGGCATTTTCTTTATGGAACGTCACTCGGACCCGCGTTCACTAGGTGGTCGGAATCCCAGCGATGGATGATGGCCTTCGGTTTAACCGACGAGGTGTATGCCGTGACCAGTAGCCGAGTGCAGCAAACGCTACCTGTCGTGGGCTATCAGATACCGCTTGTCTATTCGTGTTATGGTTCGTGGTTGGCAGGGACCGCTGTGGGGGCAACCATTGGCAAGAGCGTTCCTGCTGCGGTCTCCGATGCGTTGGGATTCGCTTTACCAGCACTGTTTCTCGCATTATTAATGGCAGGTAAGCGCTCGCTGCCCTATTTCGTCGCCGCCATTTTCGGCGCACTGCTGGCTTGTCTGGCAGATATGGCGCAGCTCGGAAATGTCGGAATGGTCCTCGGTGCAGTGGTAGGGGCGACGGCGGGGATGTTTCTCGAGAAACGACGTATATACAGACAGGGCGTGCGCCATTGA